GTTTGCAGCCCGCCATCGTCGCCGTAGCCACCAAGTCCCTGAAGATCCGAGCAACTGCCCGTCCAGTTAGATGGTTTGATGAATTTATCTTCTTTTGAAACGCCAAGCGAAGAATCTGCCCATACTTTCTTCATAAATATGGCCCAAATTGGTAGCGCCATCTTTGCCCCCTGTCCTTCACCAGTGCCGCGGAAGTGCGTGGCGCGGTCTTCCCAACCTACCCAAACGCCGGTTGCCAGGTTTGGGGTAATCCCCATAAACCAACCGTCGGAGTTATTCTGTGTGGTACCGGTTTTTGCGGCGATTTCAATGCCTTTTTCCACTCCTCTTCTTCCCAGTTCTCCGCTTGCGGTTCCGTATTCAGCCACACCTTTCATCAGATCGATCATCGTGTAAGCATAGAGTTCATTCATTACTTCTTTCATCACGGGTTTCACTTCTTTAATCACGCGTCCGTTGGCATCTTCAATCCGCCAGATCATTTCTGGTTTAATGTAGTTTCCATAGTTTGCGAATGTAGAATAGGCACCAAGCATTTCGTAGATGGTAATATCTGACGAGCCAAGTGCTACCGCATATTCATTTGGGATATCCTCTGTTACCCCAAGGTCACGCGCGGTTTGGATCACGCTTTTCGGCGTCGTCATTTCTATAAGTCGGACTGCTACTGGGTTTTTGGAGTGTGCAAGTGCATCACGAAGTGTAAGGTTTCCACCAGAGCCCTCTACCTTCCAGGTTCCTTTGGTGTAGGTCGCGTTTGAAACCGTGGAGCAAGGTGTCATCCCGAGTTTCATAATGGCTGTGGCATATACGAAGGGCTTAAAGGTAGATCCTACTTGTCTTTTCCCTTGTTTGATGTGGTCGTACTGGAAATGCTGCCAGTTGATACCGCCGACCCACGCCCTGATTTCACCGGTTCCGGGCACCATCGACATCAGGCCTGCCTGTGCGATCTGCTTATGATACCGGATGGAATCCCACGGGGACATTTCTACTTCCTCCTCACCGTTCCAGGTAAAGCGCGAAGTTTTTACAGGCTTTTTGAATTCCATCATGATAGAATCCTCTGGTACACCTGCGTTTTTAAGTTGTTTATAACGGCCGGTACGCTTCATGGCCTGCACCATGATCCCTTGGATCTGCTTGTCATCCAAAAAATAGAAAGGTCTTTGTTTACGGCCGCGCTGTTCTGCATCGAAACGCTTTTGCAGATCGGTGAGGTGTTCTTTGATAGACTCTTCCGCAAATTTCTGCATTTTAGAATCTAAGGTAACGTAGATTTTTAAGCCGTCTTTAAATAAGTTTAACGTTTTGCCGGTCTGTTTCTCGTAATCTTTAAGATAAGCGTCAATTTCTTTTCGTAGATAGAATTTGTAGTACGCAGAATAACCTTCATCAATGGTTTTTATCGGATGAAAATCTGTTTTGATAGGCTCGGCAACTGCTTTCTGATACGTTTCCTGATCGAGGTAGCCGGTTTTCAGCATCTGTTCCAATACCACATCGCGGCGGCGTTTGGCACGTTCAGGGTTACGGAGTGGGTTATTGGCTACCGGAGCTTCGAGCATTGAGACGAATGTGGCCGCTTCCGGAAGGGTAAGCTCGTTGGTTTTTTTATTGAAATAAATCCGTGACGCCATTTCGATCCCGTTTGCATTATTTACAAAATCGAACTTATTGAAATAAAGCGTGATGATTTCTTCTTTGGTGTAACGTTTCTCAAGACTTACGGCTACAACCCATTCTTTCAGTTTCTGGAAGGCACGCTGGACTTTGTTCTGTGAAACCTGTTCGGTAAACAGTAATTTTGCAAGTTGCTGCGTGATTGTAGAACCACCACCACGCTCACCACCATACACCACCGCTCTTGCAACAGACTGTAAATCAATACCTGAGTGTTCTTTGAAACGCTCGTCTTCTTTCGCCTGCAGCGCATAGATAAGATGTGGCGGCAGGTCTTTATAAGTTACCGGCTGTGTTTTTTCCTTTTCGAATTTGCCTAAAAGTTTCCCATCCGAAGAGTAAATTTCAGAAGCTACGTAAATGTCAGGGTTTTCAAGTTCTTTCACGTCGGGCATATTGCCAAGAAAGCCTTGCGACACCGCAAAAAACAGCAGTGCGATGCCCAGCACCACTGCGGCCAAGGACATCCAGACGAACTTCACCCATTTTCGCCAGCCGCGGTTTTTTAATTTTTTAGGCGGAAGCGGAAATTTCTGCTGAGGTTTGCTTCCGGGAGTTTTTTTGTTTTCCATAAATTTTGTTACGGTTTTGGCGTTTCTATTTTTACGCCAATATCTTCAATGCCCTTTAAACTGTCGGTACGCATGGCATGCACGATGCCCAGTTCGTAATGGCCGTTCTTGGGGAATTTATAATTGATTTTATACTGAAACAATATTTCTTTGGTATCGCCAAATCCTTTTCCGAGCCATGTTCCATTGGGTTCAGCAAGTACGTAATTAAGCGTGTCCCTGTGTTTTAATGCTTTTTTCGCTTCGCCAAGATCCACGATAAACCTAATGTTGCTGTACGGATAATCATTATTATTCCTTACAACAAATATAATATTTTTAGGATTTTGGGCATCAGTTACTTTAAAGCTGAATTTCTGTTCAGCGTTCTTGGGCCAAATCCCGTTCAGGCTTTTCATTTCCATGGGATCCGCACTGCCATTACAACTGATGGATAAAAGCAAAACTGAAACGAAGGAAACAATTCTATGCACGGTCATCACGCTTGGGCTGAAATTTCTTTTTGAATTTTTTAGGCTGCTGGTTCTGGGATTTTGGTGTTTCGGCGGTACCTTTTTCAGGGCTTTTTTTGTGGTCTTGCTCTTTTTTAGGTGGCCGGTTTTGGTTCTTTGTACTCTGTTGTGGTTTTGCCGAGGTGTTTTTCCTGCGGTTTTGGTCTTTACCAGGATTTCTGTTTTTGCGCTCGAAGCGGTCTACATTATTTTCCTGAATAAGATCTACAGATTTCACAGGAAACTCCTGTTTCTGTAGGTCTTCCAAAGGCTGGGTTTTCTCACCGCGTTTGTTTTGGGCCAAGAGTTTTTTCACGTCGACTACATCCAAATCGTACCAGGCCATGGAGCGGTCGGCATAAGCAAACCACATTTTTTTCTTGAAAACATCAATTTTTATACAGAAGGCACGGCCTTTTTCGGTATCAATAACTGAAGAAGAAGGCGGAAAATCACTGAGGGCATCCAAGTAACTGTCGAGTTCATAATTAAGGCAACACTTCAGTTTACCACACTGGCCCGCGAGTTTCTGTGGGTTGATGCTCAGTTGCTGATACCGGGCTGCGTTAGTGTTTACAGAACGGAAATCGGTGAGCCAGGTAGAACAGCAAAGTTCGCGTCCACAAGAGCCAATGCCGCCTACTTTAGCCGCCTCTTGCCGGAAACCAATTTGCTTCATATCAATCTTTGTACGGAACGCGGCTGCATATTCCTTGATTAACTGGCGGAAATCTACCCGAGTCTCTGAGGTGTAGTAAAAAGTCACTTTCGCCCCATCACCCTGATACTCTACATCAGTTATTTTCATGCTGAGATTCAGCGCGTAAGCTATTTTTCGGGCTTGTATTTTTACGCTTTCTTCTTTAGCGCGGCTTTGCTGCCAAACCTCAATGTCTTTCTGGTTTGCTAACCGGTATATTTTCAGTGGGTTATCTTCAGAAAAATGTTTCTTTTTCATCTGTATTTTTACCAGTTCCCCTGTTAGGCTTACCACGCCTATATCATGACCCGGGCTAGATTCTACTGTGACAACACTCCCGATATGGAGTGGTAAATTATGTACGTTTTTATAAAAACATTTCCGGTCGTTCTTGAACCTTACTTCAACAAAATCTGTTTGCGAAGCAACAGGATTACTGATGTCCGAGAGCCAATCGAAAACGCTTAATTTATAGCTATTTCCGCAGGTATTTACATTTTCACAACCACTTGCGGATTTGGTGCCGCAGGAGTGGGAAGAATCGCCGGATGTTTTGCATCCACAACTCATATTATTTAATTATATCCTGCAAATTTAGTATAAAATTTTTTGTCGCATTACTATACAGGTTTTGCATAACGTCAATTTGATAGTTTTAAATAAACTTCATTTCATTTATTGAATATTTATAAAAACATGAATTATTATGCAAATCATACAATTTTAAATTTAAGAAATTAAACCTGTTTTTCAGTCATTATTTAAATTAAACTTAATTCTTAGCGGTCCGTATTCGCATTCTGTAAATCCTTTATTTAAGCGTATTTATAATGAATTAATAAGTTCCTAAAATTAAACACCATAGTTCATTGATTATTTGTTTAAAATAATTTATGATTTTTTAACATCTGTATAAAAAATAATTTTATATTTGAACTATTAATAATGAATCTATGAAAAAAATCATTGTATCAACAGCACTATTAGCCGGGGTTCTTACGCAGGCGGGCGGCTTCAGGGTCTCTTTACAAGGTGTAAAGCAGCTGGCTATGGCTCATACCAGCGCACATACGGAGGATGCGAGTGTCGCTTTCTTTAATCCAGCGGGTATGTCTTTTATCCCAAACAGGCTGAGTGTAGCAGCGGGGGGATTTGGTATCAATACCGAAATTACCTACCAAAATCCTACGACTCTTGAAAGTTTCAGTACGGATAATCCTATGGGAACGCCAATTTACGCGGCAGTAGCTTATAAAATTGTAGATGAAGTATCTGTGGGTTTCAGTTTCACGACGCCTTATGGTTCTACAATCCAATGGCCTACCGATTGGGCGGGTAGGGAAATTGTACAGGATATTGAGCTTAAAGCCTTCTATTTCCAGCCGATGGTTTCAGTTAAACTGGCGCCTTGGGTTTCTGTAGGCGGTAGCTATATCTACGCGAAAGGTTCGGTAGACTGGACGAAGGCGCTCACGCAGTTTGGAGGAACGCTAAATATCAAGGATGACCAGGCTTCAGGGCAAGGTTTCGGTTTAGGCTTTTACTTCCGTCCTACCGATAAACTGGATGTGAGTGTGGCTTACCGTTCACCAATTGATATGGAAGCTAATGAAGGTGTTGCCTCATTCAATGTTTCTTCTGCACTTTATCCGGCATTGGGTGTAAATGCAGCTGGGCAGGATAACTTTAAAGCAGTTTTACCTTTGGTGGATGAATATACTGTGGGTGTAACCTACAAAGTGACGCCAAAATGGTCTGTATCCGGAGATTTCAACTATAGCGGTTGGGGACGTTACCAGAGCTTGACTTTGGATTTTGAGAATGCTCCTGCAGGTAACCAGGCTGACGCCACCGTATTGGTTTCTCCTAAAAACTTTAAGAGTACACAGACTTGGAGAGTGGGTACACAATATATGGTAACCGATAATTTTGCCGCAAGATTGGGTTATTATTATGATGAATCACCTTATGAAGATCAAGACTTTATCCCAGAGACGCCATCATTCGATGCTAATGTAATTACCGCAGGTATCGGTTACAAATGGAAAGGATTGGGTATTGATTTATCAGGTGCCTATAACTTCCAGACGCCAAGAGATGTAAATAACAGTTACTTGTCATTTTACGGACAGGCAAAAGCAAAAGCTTATTACTTCGGTTTAGGTTTATCATACAACGCATTTTAAGATTTATTAGATTATGAAAAAGATATTAATTTCATCTATAGCCGTTTCAGCCTTACTATTCAATGTAAGCTGCGACACAGATTTTGACCAGGACGTTAGCAACATTGTTGTAGAGAAAGGGAGCGCGGATTTCTCGAAATACGTTGCCTTAGGGAACTCGCTGACTTCCGGGTACAGAGATAACGCCCTTTATATACAGGGCCAGAACGAATCATACCCAAATATGATTGCCCAGCAAATGATGCATGCAGGGGGAGTGCCTTTGTACAACCTTTGATGTCAGACGAAAATGGGGGACTTCTGCTAAACGGAACTGCTATCGCGGCAACAAAAGTGTCTCTTAAAGGATTTGATGCAGCAGGATCACCAATATTAGAAAACGTTACTGCTGCACCTACAACAGATATTACGAGGAAGGTAACTGGCGCCATCAATAATTTTGGTGTTCCAGGGGCTAAAACCGCACACCTTATCGCACCAGGATACGGAAATATCGGTGGCGTGGCAACAGGAACCGCTAACCCATATTATGTAAGATTCTCGACTTCCGCAACTTCTACCGTAGTAGGTGATGCGCTGGCACAGAATCCTACATTCATATCGCTGTGGATCGGCAACAATGATGTACTTGGGTACGCTACCAGCGGAGGCGACGGCAGCAACCCGATTACGCCAAGCGCAGGTGCTGTAGGTGTAGGTTTCGATAATACCTATACTTATATCATCAATACCCTTTTCCCTGCTAACACACCAAGAAAAGGGGTTATCGCTAACATCCCTTATGTAACATCCATTCCATTCTTTACTACTGTACCTTATAAGCCGGTGCCAGGAGCTAAGGTGGCAGCAAACCTTACAGCCCTGAATGGGCTTTATACCCAACTAAGGTCTGCATTGGCCGCACTGAATGTAACAGACAGGATTGTAGAGAATCTAAGCGCCACCGCACAAAACCGAGTGCTGATTGTAGATGAAACATTACCAAACCTTTCTGTTCAGTTAACTGCAGTATTTACCGGTGCAGGGATGCCGGCAACACAGGCAGCGGCGTTCGGCCAAATCTTCGGACAGGTTCGTCAGTCCAGACCAACGGATATGATCCTTCTTACTACAGGTAGGGAAATCGGTACGGTAGCCCCAGGCGCGCCGGCCCAAATTAATGTTTACGGACTTTCTTATCCGTTACAGGACCGCCACGTACTTATTCCTTCAGAAGCTGATGAGATTAAGACAGCAGTAGATGCGATGAATGCTAAAATTAAATCTTTAGCAGACGCTAAAGGCCTGGCCTTCGTAGATGCAAACGCTAAAATGTCGGAATTAGGAAAAGCATCAGGTCTGCAGTATGATAACGTAAGGTATTCAGCGAAATTCATCACCGGCGGTACCTTCTCTTTAGATGGGGTACACCTTACTGGTAGGGGATACGCACTTATCGCTAATGAATTTATACAGGCCATTAACGCAAAATATGGTTCTACATTACCGATGGTAAACGTAAACAGTTACTCAGGTATTACATTCCCTTAAATATTGAGAGAATAACGATAATAAAACCACCAGATTCTTCCGGTGGTTTTATTTTTTTAAATTTGCACATCCAAAAAAAGTAAAAATGGCTGATCAGGCAAGTTATCTGTTTTCCACCAGAACCAGTAAAGTTTTGGCGGAAAAAATCGCTCATCATTATGGGCAAGAGTTGGGAAAAATCAATTTTCAGGATTTTAGCGACGGCGAGTTTGAGCCAGTCCTGGACCAGTCGGTTCGTGGTGGCCGCGTATTCCTTATTGGCTCTACTTTTCCCCCCGCAGACAATTTATTAGAACTACTTCTGATGATTGATGCTGCTAAAAGAGCTTCTGCTAAAAGCATTACAGTAGTTCTTCCGTATTACGGACTGGCGCGGCAAGACCGAAAAGACCAGCCAAGAGCGCCGATCGGGGCCAAGCTGGTGGCGAATCTTCTCACAGCCGCTGGCGCTACACGTATTATGACGATGGATCTTCATGCAGACCAAATACAAGGTTTCTTTGAGATCCCAGTAGATCACCTTTATGCTTCTACCCTGTTTATCGATCATATCCTATCATTAAATCTGGAGAATCTTACCATTGCTTCACCAGATATGGGAGGTGCCAAAAGAGCGAAAAACTATGCCGGCCATCTCGGTGCAGAGGTTGTAATTGCCTATAAAGAACGTAAGAAGGCCAACGTGGTAGAAGAAATGTTCTTGATTGGTGATGTAAAAGACCGAAATGTAGTCTTAATTGATGACATGATTGATACCGCAGGCACTTTATGTAAAGCAGCCGATATCCTGATCGCAAACGGTGCGAAAAGTGTGCGCGCAATGGCTACACACGGCGTACTTTCGGGCAAGGCGTATGAAAATATCGAGAACTCTAAGCTTTCCGAAGTCATTGTTACTGATACTATTCCGATCAAAACAGCATTATCCTCTAAAATTAAAGTACTTACCTGCGCCCAATTATTCGCTGATGTTATGAAGATGGTACACGAACATAAATCCATCAGTGATAAATTTATTATTTAACAAAAAAAACTTATCTTTGCACCCTTAAATTTTTTATACATTATCATGAAATCAATTACAATTCAAGGTACAAAAAGAGAAAGCGTGGGCAAAAAGTCTACAAAAGCTTTACGTGATGCTGAATTAGTTCCTTGTGTTGTTTACGGAGGCGCTGAACCTTTGAACTTTTCTGCAGAAGAAAAGGCTTTCAAAGGACTCGTTTATACTCCTGAAGCACACACGGTATCTATTGAGGTTGACGGACAAACCATTCCTGCCGTACTTCAGGACATCCAGTTCCACCCAATCACCGACAAAATCCTTCACGCAGACTTCTATCAGTTGGCTGATGACAAGCCAGTAGTAATGGAAGTGCCTGTAAGAATTACCGGGCGTGCAAAAGGTGTTGTGGCCGGTGGTGCGATGCGTCAGTCTTTCAGAAAACTGAAACTGAAGGCCTTGCCAGCTAACTTACCAGACGAGATCGTGGTAGATGTTACACCGCTTAAGATTGGTAACAAACTTTATGTAGGAGACATCAAAACCGAAAATTTCAGCTTCATGCACCCAGACAATGCAGTAGTAGTAGCTGTTAAAATGTCTAGAAATGCTGCTAAAGGTGGTGCCGCTGCCGCAGATGATGACGAAGAAGAAACAACTGAAGGCGAAGTTCCAGCAACTGAAACTACAAGCGCAGAATAATCCTAATAAGATCAAATACAGAAATCCCACTCTTATGAGTGGGATTTCTCTTTTTAGGAGCTTGGTAATAACGGTTCCTTATCCCAGGCCAGCCCGCTGTCACTACTCGCTTTTCCCCCGGGCGGCGGCGAAGCCGCTGCCCGGGGGAAGAGCTCAGACAGGCCGTTCCATCGGGGCTAAAATATAGAGGCGTTTACCTGAACAAGAGCTTCTCCCAACGCATATTTTAACTGAAAAACCGGTAATCCGCTTCAGGTAAAGTATTGTTTTTAAGCATATTTTCATACTCCGCAGACATTTTAGCGCGCCCGAACGTATTCTTGCCCGACATACTGGCCAGGCGAATCTTATCTTTCCCAAACTTCCGGTTAAGCCTGTCCATCATCTTCATCACCGGCACATGTTTTACATCATCGTCTTTTACGAATAGGCTGGGGATCCTTTCATTGTCCGGAATCAGCTCTGTTACCAGCACGCCGGCTTTCTTGTAGTGGTAGCCATCCCTGTAGATCGCCTCAAAAATGCGGTTGGCTGCCTTTGCCAGTACAATAGAAGAGCTGCTGGGATTAGGCAATTGTACCGTAAGGCCGTTTTTATACTCACCCAGATCTGTCCGAAACCTGTTGGTCTGGATGAAAACAGTAATTTCTTTACAGCACGAATGTTGCTTCCGGAGTTTTTCCGCACAATACATCGTAAAGGTTTCAATACGCTCTCTTAATTCTTCCTTATCAGCGATCATTTCCATGAAACTGCGGCTCACACAGATTGTTTTCTTCTTCGATGGCTCTTCCAGTATCAGTTGCGGTTGCCCTTTCAATTCATTCATCATGCGTATGCCATGCACGCCCATGGTTTGTTTTAACCAAATATCAGGCTTCTGTAGCAGGTCCCAAGCTTTATGAACACCATTTTCAGTCATTTTGCAAGCATATCTGCGGCCAATTCCCCACACATCTTTTATGGGCAGCCAGCGCAGCGCTTTTTCAATTTTTTCAGGGGTATTTAGTATATAGACACCGTCTGCAAATTGTTCTGGAAATTTCTTGACGATTCTGTTGGCGACTTTACACAGTGTTTTGCTCGGAGCAACACCGATGCTTACCGGGATCTGGTACTGATCCATGATTTTCTGGCGGAGTTCCGCACAGTAAGTAGGTAAATTAAAATATTTAAAACCATGAAAATCCAGGAAGAGTTCATCAATGCTATAGACCTCATGATCCATTGCGTACGATTTGGCCAATGCGGTAATTTGCTGACTCAGGTAGTTGTAAAGCTCGAATTTGGCAGAGAAAACCTTTACGTTATTCTTCTCAAAAATGGCCTGATATTTAAAGGCTGGCGCTCCCATTGGGATGCCGAGCGCTTTGGCCTCATTACTGCGCGAGATTACGCATCCATCATTGTTAGATAGCACTACAACCGCTTGATTTTCAAGTGTTTTGTCCAGCGTTCGCTCACAGGAAACAAAGAAATTATTGCAGTCAACAAGCGCGTACATGAGGTTTTTTTGGAAGTTTAGGCTGATTATTTAATCCAAAATTAGGACTAAATTTTTAATAAAAAAAGCCTATTTCCATTTATTCCATTTACTGTCAATGTCTCTTGGGGAAAGGGTGACAAACAGGGACTTCAGTTCAGCCATGTTAATATTGGCATTATTCCCGTTATTGAAAATATCGAAAATCTCCTGTTTCTTCGTATCAATAAAGATGTTTACAGGGTAATTCATCTGGAAGTTGCTTTCGTAATTCCTTAGCTGCAATAAAGCCTCGGCGATGACTCTTTTGCCTGAAGACTGGTCTTGCTTGCCCAGATTATCAAGTCCGGAGCGATGGTAGGTGTAATAAATGTTACGCAGCGTATTTTGTTCAGGTTTCAGGATGTTGTCAATAAGTGCGGCGCGTGTTCTGGGACCTTCCATCAAAGACCAACCTGCGAATTTTTGGTTCTGTGCGTTATTTGAAATTTTCTGTGCCTTCTCAAACCATTGCTGGCCGCCACGTACCTGAAAACTGTCGCCATCGAAGCCTAAAATCGTATATACATAAAAACTCACCACGTCAATGAGGTTTTTCCCCGAAAACTGCCGTTCATTGAATACCAGATTTTCATTTTCGGTATAATCAAAACTGAAATTGGTGTCATTTATATTCAGCAATGGTGTTTCATAAGTAGTATTGAAAACAGGGCGAACCGCCTGCACCACAATAGTTCCTTTAAAATTGCCACTTCCGCTGCGCTCTGTAATCACAATGGCGAAATTAGACTTTATCTTTTCAAAATTCTGTAATTTCTTGCCCGTCCAACTGGTATTGTTAATGAAATCGCGGAGGTTTTTCTCGAGCGTTTGGTACACCTGCGTATTGCTGCCGCCGATTTGCTGCGCGTTTATCTGTACGGTAGAAAGCAGCTCCTGCGAAAAGGCAAACGGAAACGTAAATAAAAGAATGAATACAGAAAATAGGTTCTTCATGTGGATATAAAGTTTGAAAACGGTAATTTAACAATATTATTTCAGCAGCTGTTCTTCGGCAAAATCCAAAATATCGCGGGCCACTTCCTGTTTGTGCTTCAAGGAAAATTCTCTAGCGCCGGATTGGGTGAGAATCTTTATCTTATTCGTGTCTTTTTTAAAGCCGGCACCTTCGTCACGTAGTGAATTCAGTACAATCATGTCAAGATTTTTCTTCTGAAGTTTCTGCAGCGCATGCTCCTCTTCATCGTTAGTCTCCAGCGCGAAACCAATCAGGAACTGCTTTTTTTTCTGCGCACCCATCGTTTTCAGGATGTCAGGGTTTTTTACGAGTTCTATCGTCAGCGAGTCGTCATTTTTCTTGATTTTCTGTACAGCGATTTCCTTCGGCGCATAATCTGCTACCGCCGCACTGGCAATAACCATATCTGCCTGATCGTAATGCTTGAAGACTTCCTCATACATATCTTTGGCGGAAATTACGGGACAGACCCGGATATTTTGATGATTGATTAGTTCCGATGTAGGTCCCGAAACCAAAA
This DNA window, taken from Chryseobacterium sp. 6424, encodes the following:
- a CDS encoding penicillin-binding protein 1A, with the translated sequence MENKKTPGSKPQQKFPLPPKKLKNRGWRKWVKFVWMSLAAVVLGIALLFFAVSQGFLGNMPDVKELENPDIYVASEIYSSDGKLLGKFEKEKTQPVTYKDLPPHLIYALQAKEDERFKEHSGIDLQSVARAVVYGGERGGGSTITQQLAKLLFTEQVSQNKVQRAFQKLKEWVVAVSLEKRYTKEEIITLYFNKFDFVNNANGIEMASRIYFNKKTNELTLPEAATFVSMLEAPVANNPLRNPERAKRRRDVVLEQMLKTGYLDQETYQKAVAEPIKTDFHPIKTIDEGYSAYYKFYLRKEIDAYLKDYEKQTGKTLNLFKDGLKIYVTLDSKMQKFAEESIKEHLTDLQKRFDAEQRGRKQRPFYFLDDKQIQGIMVQAMKRTGRYKQLKNAGVPEDSIMMEFKKPVKTSRFTWNGEEEVEMSPWDSIRYHKQIAQAGLMSMVPGTGEIRAWVGGINWQHFQYDHIKQGKRQVGSTFKPFVYATAIMKLGMTPCSTVSNATYTKGTWKVEGSGGNLTLRDALAHSKNPVAVRLIEMTTPKSVIQTARDLGVTEDIPNEYAVALGSSDITIYEMLGAYSTFANYGNYIKPEMIWRIEDANGRVIKEVKPVMKEVMNELYAYTMIDLMKGVAEYGTASGELGRRGVEKGIEIAAKTGTTQNNSDGWFMGITPNLATGVWVGWEDRATHFRGTGEGQGAKMALPIWAIFMKKVWADSSLGVSKEDKFIKPSNWTGSCSDLQGLGGYGDDGGLQTIDQLKNPTTDAPSSAPKKPVQKDENLNENLNSGEEIDFNK
- a CDS encoding gliding motility lipoprotein GldH, encoding MTVHRIVSFVSVLLLSISCNGSADPMEMKSLNGIWPKNAEQKFSFKVTDAQNPKNIIFVVRNNNDYPYSNIRFIVDLGEAKKALKHRDTLNYVLAEPNGTWLGKGFGDTKEILFQYKINYKFPKNGHYELGIVHAMRTDSLKGIEDIGVKIETPKP
- a CDS encoding stage 0 sporulation family protein, whose protein sequence is MSCGCKTSGDSSHSCGTKSASGCENVNTCGNSYKLSVFDWLSDISNPVASQTDFVEVRFKNDRKCFYKNVHNLPLHIGSVVTVESSPGHDIGVVSLTGELVKIQMKKKHFSEDNPLKIYRLANQKDIEVWQQSRAKEESVKIQARKIAYALNLSMKITDVEYQGDGAKVTFYYTSETRVDFRQLIKEYAAAFRTKIDMKQIGFRQEAAKVGGIGSCGRELCCSTWLTDFRSVNTNAARYQQLSINPQKLAGQCGKLKCCLNYELDSYLDALSDFPPSSSVIDTEKGRAFCIKIDVFKKKMWFAYADRSMAWYDLDVVDVKKLLAQNKRGEKTQPLEDLQKQEFPVKSVDLIQENNVDRFERKNRNPGKDQNRRKNTSAKPQQSTKNQNRPPKKEQDHKKSPEKGTAETPKSQNQQPKKFKKKFQPKRDDRA
- a CDS encoding OmpP1/FadL family transporter, translating into MKKIIVSTALLAGVLTQAGGFRVSLQGVKQLAMAHTSAHTEDASVAFFNPAGMSFIPNRLSVAAGGFGINTEITYQNPTTLESFSTDNPMGTPIYAAVAYKIVDEVSVGFSFTTPYGSTIQWPTDWAGREIVQDIELKAFYFQPMVSVKLAPWVSVGGSYIYAKGSVDWTKALTQFGGTLNIKDDQASGQGFGLGFYFRPTDKLDVSVAYRSPIDMEANEGVASFNVSSALYPALGVNAAGQDNFKAVLPLVDEYTVGVTYKVTPKWSVSGDFNYSGWGRYQSLTLDFENAPAGNQADATVLVSPKNFKSTQTWRVGTQYMVTDNFAARLGYYYDESPYEDQDFIPETPSFDANVITAGIGYKWKGLGIDLSGAYNFQTPRDVNNSYLSFYGQAKAKAYYFGLGLSYNAF
- a CDS encoding ribose-phosphate pyrophosphokinase codes for the protein MADQASYLFSTRTSKVLAEKIAHHYGQELGKINFQDFSDGEFEPVLDQSVRGGRVFLIGSTFPPADNLLELLLMIDAAKRASAKSITVVLPYYGLARQDRKDQPRAPIGAKLVANLLTAAGATRIMTMDLHADQIQGFFEIPVDHLYASTLFIDHILSLNLENLTIASPDMGGAKRAKNYAGHLGAEVVIAYKERKKANVVEEMFLIGDVKDRNVVLIDDMIDTAGTLCKAADILIANGAKSVRAMATHGVLSGKAYENIENSKLSEVIVTDTIPIKTALSSKIKVLTCAQLFADVMKMVHEHKSISDKFII
- a CDS encoding 50S ribosomal protein L25/general stress protein Ctc, with amino-acid sequence MKSITIQGTKRESVGKKSTKALRDAELVPCVVYGGAEPLNFSAEEKAFKGLVYTPEAHTVSIEVDGQTIPAVLQDIQFHPITDKILHADFYQLADDKPVVMEVPVRITGRAKGVVAGGAMRQSFRKLKLKALPANLPDEIVVDVTPLKIGNKLYVGDIKTENFSFMHPDNAVVVAVKMSRNAAKGGAAAADDDEEETTEGEVPATETTSAE
- a CDS encoding Y-family DNA polymerase, translated to MYALVDCNNFFVSCERTLDKTLENQAVVVLSNNDGCVISRSNEAKALGIPMGAPAFKYQAIFEKNNVKVFSAKFELYNYLSQQITALAKSYAMDHEVYSIDELFLDFHGFKYFNLPTYCAELRQKIMDQYQIPVSIGVAPSKTLCKVANRIVKKFPEQFADGVYILNTPEKIEKALRWLPIKDVWGIGRRYACKMTENGVHKAWDLLQKPDIWLKQTMGVHGIRMMNELKGQPQLILEEPSKKKTICVSRSFMEMIADKEELRERIETFTMYCAEKLRKQHSCCKEITVFIQTNRFRTDLGEYKNGLTVQLPNPSSSSIVLAKAANRIFEAIYRDGYHYKKAGVLVTELIPDNERIPSLFVKDDDVKHVPVMKMMDRLNRKFGKDKIRLASMSGKNTFGRAKMSAEYENMLKNNTLPEADYRFFS
- a CDS encoding DUF4835 family protein, with the translated sequence MKNLFSVFILLFTFPFAFSQELLSTVQINAQQIGGSNTQVYQTLEKNLRDFINNTSWTGKKLQNFEKIKSNFAIVITERSGSGNFKGTIVVQAVRPVFNTTYETPLLNINDTNFSFDYTENENLVFNERQFSGKNLIDVVSFYVYTILGFDGDSFQVRGGQQWFEKAQKISNNAQNQKFAGWSLMEGPRTRAALIDNILKPEQNTLRNIYYTYHRSGLDNLGKQDQSSGKRVIAEALLQLRNYESNFQMNYPVNIFIDTKKQEIFDIFNNGNNANINMAELKSLFVTLSPRDIDSKWNKWK